The following nucleotide sequence is from Chloroflexota bacterium.
CTCGGCTCTGCGAGTGATGGGGGTGAGCGATGAAAGCGGTTTTGCCAAGTACCATCACGTGCTGAACCGAGCGGTTTGGTCGTCCCACCGGGTGGCCGAGATGCTGCTGGCGCTGCTGATGGTCCATTTGGATAAGGGCACGGGCCCCCTCGTGTTTGGGATCGATGAAACCATGTTGGGGGCTAAAGATCACGGCCCGGGGCATCTATCGCGATGCGGTGCGCTCGAGCAAGCAACACTTTGTCAAGACCAGTGGTCTGCGCTGGATCAGTATGATGTGGCTGACATGGATCCCCTGGGCCCACCGGACTTGGGCCTTGCCCTTTCTCACCGTGCTCGCACCCTCGGAAGGCTATTATGAAACGTCGGTGCGACGGCATAAGACGTTGACGGACTGGGCCCGGCAGATGATCTTTCAACTCCGGCGCTGGATCCCCCATCGGCCGCTGGTCGTGGTGGCCGATTACAGCTATGCTGTGCTGGAGCTTCTCCATGCCTGTCAGCAGTTGGCCCATCCTGTGACCCTGATTACCCGCCTGCGCCTGGACGCCGCTTTGTATGAACCGGCCCCTCCCTACTCCGGCAAGGGACGCCCCCGCAAGAAAGGCCAACGCTTGCCCACCCTGGAGGCCGTGCTCAACAGCGCTCAAACTGTCTGGCAAACGGTGACCGTGACCTGGTATGATCAGCATCCCCGCACCATGGAAATCGTCTCCCATACCGCCGTCTGGTACCACCCCGGCAAACCACCGGTCCCGCTGCGCTGGGTGTTGGTGCGTGACCCGCAGGGGGAGTATGAAACGATCGCCCTATTGGCGACCGACCCCGACCTCGCTCCCATCCAGATCGTCAACTGGTTTGTGCAACGCTGGCGCCTCGAAGTGACGTTTGAAGAAGTCCGCATGCACCTCGGTGTGGAAACACAACGCCAATGGTCGGACAAAGCCATTGCCCGCACGACGCCCGCCCTGTTGGGCCTCTTTTCTTGGATCACTTTGGCAGCCCATCTTCTGGCCCAACAGCACCAGGTCACGGTGCGCCAGGCTGCCTGGTATGTGAAGGTGCACCCCACCTTCTCTGATGCCATCAGTTGGGTCCGTCAAGCACTCTGGTTCCCGACGGCGACTTTTTGCATGTCGCCTCGCGAGTCGGATATGGTGAAAATCCCGCGATCCCTTCTGGATCGCCTGGTAGATACCGTCTGTTACGCTACCTGAACGTACAAAGTCGAGCTAAGATCCTCAGAGTTTGGAGAGCTTACGAGTGTGAGAAGCGGCCTCGCTATACTCCTTTCCATGCCCTTCTTGGTGTCTTGGTGGCTTCGTGGCGTGTTCTTCAGACACATTCGCAGACGCCGACGACGAGGCGACACGCCCCCATCCACGCCGAAATCGGGTTGCACAAATCCGGGATGTGCGCTAATATCCCCCTATCCCTGCAGATCCCCTGCCAAGATCACCGAGAAGCCCGGCGACACGCGACCACTGAGGTGACGCATGCTGAGACAAACGTTTGACCGAGAGTTGCAGCGGCTCCAGGATGATATCCTGGCCCTGGGTGATATGGTGGAAAAGGCGCTCTTGGAATCCGTGGAATGTCTGAAGAGACAGGATCAGGAATGCGCCCGCCGGATCATCGCGAACGACAGCCAGATCAACGCGAAGCGGTTCGCCATCGAGTCGGACTGCCTCACCCTGATCGCCACACAGCAGCCCATGGCCAGCGACCTGCGCACCCTCGCCGCTATCCTGGAGATCGCGACCGAGCTGGAACGCACAGGCGATTACGCCAAGGGGATCTCCAAGATCAATCTGCTGATCGGCAACGCCCCCCTCATCAAGCCGCTGATCGATATCCCCCGCATGGCCGAGAAGGCGTGCGACATGCTCAGCCGCGCGCTCAAGGCCTTCGCGGAGCGGGACGTCACGGCCGCCCGGGAGATCCCCAAGGAAGATGACGAGATGGACGCCCTGTACAACCAGGTGTATCGGGAGTTGCTGACCATCATGATGTCCGACCACAGCACCATCGAACAAGCCAGTTACCTCCTGTGGGCCGCGCACAACCTGGAGCGGGCCGCTGACCGGGTGACCAACATCTGCGAGCGCGTGATCTTCACCGTGGAAGGCGAGATGATCGAGGTGGACACCGAGGAGATATAGCCCCAGCGCACCCTCCCACCGGGGCGATCGGCCGCACGCGGGGCCCTCATCCGCCACGCGGCTCCACACTATCCCCGCCCGTACCCACGCCCCTGGATCCAGCCACGCGAGGGCGGGTCCCGGCCCGCCCTACGACTTGAAGCCCTCACGATATACACACACAGGCGACTTCCCTGATCCGCCGGTAGTGTATCCAAAAGGATGGGAATCCCGCCAGGCGACCCGCGACGCCCATCGCAAGTCCACAGGGGTGATGCGAAGGGAGGTCCC
It contains:
- the phoU gene encoding phosphate signaling complex protein PhoU; the protein is MLRQTFDRELQRLQDDILALGDMVEKALLESVECLKRQDQECARRIIANDSQINAKRFAIESDCLTLIATQQPMASDLRTLAAILEIATELERTGDYAKGISKINLLIGNAPLIKPLIDIPRMAEKACDMLSRALKAFAERDVTAAREIPKEDDEMDALYNQVYRELLTIMMSDHSTIEQASYLLWAAHNLERAADRVTNICERVIFTVEGEMIEVDTEEI